The following are from one region of the Ischnura elegans chromosome 12, ioIscEleg1.1, whole genome shotgun sequence genome:
- the LOC124169404 gene encoding uncharacterized protein LOC124169404 has translation MAYKMIILALCVAGALGSAIPHAAQYPAGVSPHTCPNYPYCDNVALAHGHVAPYAAPVYAAYGVHGAVAHAAARYPAGVSPHACPNYPFCGPTPAHAVAAHGAWAGGHGDHDDGSYRPWEYETPYAHYDDGQYHHWDHAGHHW, from the exons ATGGCCTACAAGATG ATCATCCTCGCCTTGTGCGTGGCTGGAGCACTCGGCAGTGCCATCCCCCATGCCGCCCAGTACCCCGCCGGAGTCAGCCCCCACACCTGCCCCAACTACCCCTACTGCGACAACGTCGCCCTGGCCCATGGACACGTCGCACCCTACGCCGCTCCCGTCTACGCCGCTTACGGAGTCCACGGAGCTGTTGCCCACGCTGCCGCCAGGTACCCCGCTGGAGTGAGCCCCCATGCCTGCCCCAACTACCCCTTCTGCGGACCCACCCCCGCCCACGCCGTTGCCGCTCACGGAGCCTGGGCCGGCGGTCACGGAGACCACGATGATGGATCTTACCGCCCATGGGAATACGAGACCCCCTATGCCCACTACGACGATGGCCAGTACCACCACTGGGACCACGCCGGCCACCACTGGTGA